Within the Musa acuminata AAA Group cultivar baxijiao chromosome BXJ2-9, Cavendish_Baxijiao_AAA, whole genome shotgun sequence genome, the region GAATACATGTGgtatttcatttttattaaatataaagtaTGTCCTGATGTTAAAAATGTGATGGAGAATGTACCAATGGGATCATGTCTTTTGGAGTCTAATTTCTGTTGATGTGGCATGTAAGTGCCCTGTTCCTGCTGGTCTGATGCCAATGTATGCCATATCAGCATCATACAGGCACCATGTAGCACAGTGTCTATATGATGCTCAGCAGGTGCCAGTGCTGCACATTTAGGGTCTATATGGACCTATCAGTCGCATCCAATACCAACACTAGACACACTAATATTCCCATtccatttcttttttgtttaattttattttttattcaacacTGTCAATGTTGTCTAGGTTGCTAGTTTATACTACCAGACTCCCAGGCTTCCATATTCCAATCTTTTTGCTTTTGTATCTGAGATTCATCTCATTGTTCTTTCATTTGTCATTATCTTGTGATTGCTCTTCCctttatgattattttatttcTTGCATGAATTATCAATTGCTTTGTTGTTATAGTAAAGTTTGCTTCTCACCATGTGGATGCAGCTTCTTTACTCCTGAGCATGAATGATAATAGAGCGGATAAAGTAAATTCAAAGAATAAAAGGTCTGATCATCCTTTCTCACATCCCCGGCAGCGACGGTCCGCTAGGCCTCGATTGCATCTGTCAATAAATACAGACTCTGATTAATCATCTAATGGAGAATTAGCTCATAGAATTTTTCTTAAGACTAGGAGGTGGTTTTCCACCTTGGTGATTGCATGATATTCGAGGATTCTTTTTCAATCACAAAGCGATTACTGGCTACATTTATCTTGCTGTGAGGCAGAAAAGTCAATGTTCCTAATCTCAGGGGCAAGTGGCTTGAATATGTCAGCAGAAATCCCGATCATTGTTAAGCTTCCTGCCTGCTGGTGAGACAACTTTCAAGGCGTTTGcttgaattatttatttatttattcttgtgTTAATTAATTTCTAATTATTCCATATTGACTGGATTTTTGTGTAACTTTGTTTTGGTTTTTCTGAATTGCAGACATAATGTGGTTGCAATCAGCAAGTTGTACAATGGGGTTCTGCGGCAGGCCATTCCAAAGTTGTAAAGCCAAAGTATGATTGGTGTGCATATCGTACTCGATTTGCTTGATCTGGATTTTTGTGCTTATCAATTCTGATGGCTATTAAAAGAATGCTGCATTAGCTTTTAGAAATTGCAGGACACAAATGCCAATTGAATTGGTGGAATGAAAGGCTTTATGATAGTTGGTCTTCCTGTACATGTTGGGATTTTCTCTACCTCATCAGCATATAGATTTGTATAATTCTGATATTCTCAATATAATTCTTATTTTCAAAGTCATGTGGATCTTCATCTTGTTGCCTCTGCCTGTCCTGATCAGTTCGAAGCCTACTTCACTTAAAAGCTTGCTTACTTCTGTGTATATGTTGCTTTTTTGTCATATTCGCACGGATTTCTATACACCCTTGCTCTTATGTTAAAACTAGGTAACTTTGTGCTTTCACATCTTTGTCTGTCTTGTTTAGGCGACGTTATTCCCTGACAAGTGCCTAATTGCTTGCATATTGTGTCAGAGTCAGAGGTTTTGGCCGACATTTGTTACATGCAGCATGTTTATTTAGGCTTTGGATCGGAAGGTACTTGTAAACCTCATTAGTCGTCATACATATTCGTTGCAGCATATTTTTTTAGGCTTTGGATCGGAAGCTACTTGTAATCCTCATTGGAGAGCTTGTAGAGTTGCCTCCGCTTGTTTTAGCCTGTAGCTCACTGTCTGGTCACGCTTTTTTGATCTTACAACATAACATCTCAAAACTAAACTGGTGCTTCTTTACCAATGTACTTTGTTGTCCCTTGATATATAGATCTAGGATTCATACCCTCCTTATCAGGGAAATCTTTACGGATCCGAACGAGGATCTGTTTTGGGTCCATACCCGAAGGAATGTAGACAGACAGATTCCCTTGCAAACGTGTTGACGAATTGGTTTCACGTCGGATCCGCTTAGTCCAATCCGATTAGTTACTTGAGATCCGGTTAGCTATTTAGGTAGGTCCGTACCCAAAATTTCCAGTAAAGATCATGTACAGTTATCATTGTTTGCCAATTTCTTATATGATGATGCAGGAATAATTTATGTTGTATTTTGCTGATTTCTCTTAATGCTTTCAGGAACTAATCATGAGTTTATTATTGATGGAAACTTGTTTTAGTTGACTAGTCATATTTGTGGCTTAAtgcttttactaatttttttttggaaatgGGTGTGAAGTTGTTAAATTCATATCTTGGCTTAAAAAGATATTATTGCTCGTTTGCACTTTTGAATATTAGGCTAGAAATGTGTAAGCATCAGATAATAGAAAgaaaatatattgacgaagcttaaaatggaagaagaggaggtatgCATCGCCGTTCGATGGGTATAAGACACGTCAAGACCGAAGCCGAAGCGACCGAGGTCCCATGGCGTCGTTATCCCTCTCGACCACGCGCCTCCTCTTCctacgccgctcgccgccgccgcagcagcagcagctccccTGCCCGAGCCATGGACTCGCTGCCCCTGTCACCTGCGGCCCCCGCGACAACCGCGGGAAGCTCCTCCGTGGCCGGACCCTCAGCACGGAGGCCATCCTGGCCGTCCAGGCCCTCAAGCGCGCCGCGGCCGCGGGCGACGAGGCCAGGGTCCACCGCATCATCTCCGTCGACCTGGGTCGCCTCATCAAGGCCGACCTCCTTGCGGCACTCGCGGAACTGCAGCGCCAGAACGAGTGGGGCCTCGCCTCGAAGGCCTTCGCGGCCGCCCGCCGGGAGCCGTGGTACCGGACTGACCTCGCCCTCTACGCCGAGATGGTGTCCAGCTTGGCAAGGTGCGGTGCGTCGGATGAAATCGATGCCCTGGTGGCCTGTCTCCTTGAGGATGAGGAGGGATGGATCTCCTCTGAGAATACCAAGGAGATTTCTCGGTTCGTTAGGGCTTTGATGGCGGCTGAAAAGGCGAAGCTTGTGAGAGATGTTTACGGGAATTTGAAGAGCGGGGGATTCGAGCCGGACGAGTTCTTGTTTAAGTTTCTGATAAGAGGGTTGAGGAGATTGGGGGAGGATGCTGCTGCTGAAGAGGTGGAGAGAGATTTTGAGGTGTGGTACGAGTGTGGAAGTTTGCCCATGGAGCCGCTGCCTGTTTGATGAAATGCTTGAACGAACATTAAATAGGTCAGTTTCTTTCGTGAATCCTACACATAGTAGAGTTGTCTGTCTTTCTTCAATTCGATAATGCACCAGTGTTCTGTTATACCAAAATTAAAATTGGCTGAGTAGAGACTGAAATATGATAGAATTTTTTCTCCAAAAAAATGTCTTAAGTAATTATCTATATAAATTTGGAAGTAGAGATAGTCAAGACTTATCGCATGGTAAGTGAGAACATGATATGCCTATTTGTACATAATGTTAATATTGGTTTTGGAAGCAGAACTGCAAATATGTACTAATCTGAAAGTAACACTAATTCTCTATCTAATTGTTAATCTTGTACATGTCAAAGAATTATCTGTACAGTACTTTATTTCTTTATGCATGTGAAAACTTCATTCAATTAAATGGATAAACATATTGTATTTTCCCCAACCTTTTTGAAAACAATTGGTgggtaaattattattattattataattaggatatgcaaatttggcactctgaaaaaaaaaaaaatctttgcaaTCTGGACATGATAATTGTGGCCACAAGTTTCTGCAGATGCAACCAAACACAATAAGCTCCATGGAGCAGCTCCTACTTTGGAAAACTACAAGTATAGGGATTACTTGCTTTGGTacaaaattttaatgtttataCCTGTTACACATTATTATAAATGTTCCTGAATTTATATtgtataattagatttttttactgTTGTCAGGAGATTATATACATGAACTAGTGGGATGCCTTGGAAGATGATTATCTAATAGATTCCACCTCATAATGAAGAGGATCATGGAGCACAGGTTTCTGCATCTTCTTGTCCTATAATTTGTTTTCCATTTCTCTTATTCTATATGCCCACAATACATCCCAACATTTTAGCATCAGCTTGTAGTTTATTGTTTGTCATTATGTTCACCCAGTGAtatttatatatgtgtgtatggttAATATTGATgataagttaaaaaaataaaatatatagctCTCTCCATGATATGTAGTACTGAATGGTACtgcccggtacaggcggtataTACCGGTACCGAACAGAACATGCTACAATGCTATAGTATTATaccgtagcagtgctacagtaaaaaatatataaaattgttcggtataccatgatgtaccgctcggtacgttgGTACCGTACTGTATCGAGCGgtatggtattgcataccttggttctcTCAATATTtacatcattataatatatatgtaaattTTTAAGTGTTAATATCAATTAGAATTTCAAATAACAAtcgatttaaaattaattaatggtTTTTTTTTGTTGCAAAAGGTAAATGATGAGATTCGAGGTAAGATATTTtgataaaatattgatttttaccaGCTAATTAGATTTGTTTTTATTAAAGCACATATAAATGCTTTGGAGTTTTGTAAGAATACAATCGAAATCAGCGTATTGTTTGTTATTCGCTGATCCAATATATTCGAATCTCCTGCCCTTAACTTCCCTTCCCATCCCATTTCCATCCCG harbors:
- the LOC135622496 gene encoding protein THYLAKOID ASSEMBLY 8, chloroplastic-like translates to MASLSLSTTRLLFLRRSPPPQQQQLPCPSHGLAAPVTCGPRDNRGKLLRGRTLSTEAILAVQALKRAAAAGDEARVHRIISVDLGRLIKADLLAALAELQRQNEWGLASKAFAAARREPWYRTDLALYAEMVSSLARCGASDEIDALVACLLEDEEGWISSENTKEISRFVRALMAAEKAKLVRDVYGNLKSGGFEPDEFLFKFLIRGLRRLGEDAAAEEVERDFEVWYECGSLPMEPLPV